ACGTACCGCGCTCAATTTTGTACAAACGCTCTCTGGCGTGGCCAGCGAAGTGCGTCGCTACGTTGACCTGCTGGCCGGTACCCGCACCCAGCTGCTGGATACCCGCAAAACGCTGCCGGGCCTGCGCACCGCGCTGAAGTATGCGGTGCTGTGCGGCGGCGGCGCAAACCATCGCCTGGGCTTATCCGACGCCTTCCTGATTAAAGAGAACCACATTATTGCCTCTGGCTCCGTGCGTCAGGCGGTGGAGAAAGCCTTCTGGCTGCACCCGGATGTGCCTGTCGAGGTAGAGGTCGAAAGTCTGGAAGAGCTGGAGCAGGCGATTAAGGCCGGGGCCGATATCATCATGCTCGATAACTTCGAAACAGAGCAGATGCGCGAGGCGGTAAAACTGACTAACGGCCGGGCCCAGCTTGAAGTGTCCGGGAACGTCACTTTCGAAACGATCCGTGAATTCGCCGAAACCGGCGTGGATTACATCTCCGTCGGCGCGTTGACCAAACACGTTCGCGCCCTCGACCTCTCAATGCGCTTCAAATA
This region of Enterobacter asburiae genomic DNA includes:
- the nadC gene encoding carboxylating nicotinate-nucleotide diphosphorylase, with the protein product MPPRRYNPDHRREALLERINMDIPASVSHALKEDLGGDVNADKDITAQLLPKETRSHAVIITREDGVFCGKRWVEEVFTQLAGDDVQIIWHVEDGDAITANQPLFELDGPSRVLLTGERTALNFVQTLSGVASEVRRYVDLLAGTRTQLLDTRKTLPGLRTALKYAVLCGGGANHRLGLSDAFLIKENHIIASGSVRQAVEKAFWLHPDVPVEVEVESLEELEQAIKAGADIIMLDNFETEQMREAVKLTNGRAQLEVSGNVTFETIREFAETGVDYISVGALTKHVRALDLSMRFK